One window of the Bradyrhizobium sp. NP1 genome contains the following:
- a CDS encoding zinc-finger domain-containing protein, which produces MSDNVVPHFHNDAGVPVIEIGSQEFMCVGANPPFDHPHVFLDLGNDSEIICPYCSTLYRFAPDLSAGEARPPECVLRDKVA; this is translated from the coding sequence ATGTCCGACAATGTCGTCCCGCACTTCCACAACGATGCCGGTGTTCCCGTCATCGAAATCGGCTCGCAAGAGTTCATGTGCGTGGGCGCCAACCCGCCTTTTGACCATCCGCATGTCTTTCTCGATCTCGGCAATGACAGCGAGATCATCTGCCCCTACTGCTCGACGCTGTATCGCTTTGCCCCCGACCTCAGTGCCGGCGAGGCGCGGCCGCCGGAGTGCGTCCTCAGGGACAAGGTCGCCTGA
- a CDS encoding alpha/beta hydrolase has product MPSFNNGAVEIAYLDEGEGEPIVLVHGFASTKNVNWVYPGWVSELKNNGRRVVALDNRGHGDSAKLTDPAQYSIPVMAGDVTALMDHLGIARADIMGYSLGGRIAAWLGLHEPQRLRKAILGGIGIGLIEGGGPGENVAEALEAPSLDDVTDPVGRTFRAFADQTRSDRRALAACLRGSRGLMSREEAARIAVPVLIAVGTKDEIAGSAPALGKIIPGAEVLDIPNRDHMRAVGDKVYKTGVLDFLSRRVA; this is encoded by the coding sequence ATGCCGAGCTTCAACAACGGCGCTGTCGAGATCGCCTATCTCGACGAAGGCGAGGGCGAGCCGATCGTGCTGGTGCACGGCTTTGCCTCGACCAAGAACGTCAACTGGGTCTACCCCGGCTGGGTCTCGGAGCTGAAGAACAATGGCCGGCGCGTCGTCGCGCTCGACAATCGCGGCCACGGCGATTCCGCCAAGCTGACCGATCCCGCGCAATATTCGATTCCCGTCATGGCAGGCGACGTCACCGCACTGATGGATCACCTCGGCATCGCGCGCGCCGATATCATGGGCTATTCGCTGGGCGGGCGGATCGCGGCCTGGCTCGGCCTGCATGAGCCGCAGCGGCTGCGCAAAGCGATCCTCGGCGGCATCGGCATCGGCCTGATCGAGGGCGGCGGCCCCGGCGAGAACGTCGCCGAGGCGCTGGAGGCCCCGTCGCTCGACGACGTGACCGATCCCGTCGGCCGGACGTTCCGCGCCTTTGCCGACCAGACCCGTTCCGACCGGCGCGCGCTCGCCGCCTGTCTGCGCGGCTCGCGCGGATTGATGAGCCGCGAGGAGGCAGCTCGGATCGCCGTGCCGGTGTTGATCGCGGTCGGCACCAAGGACGAGATCGCGGGCTCGGCGCCGGCGCTCGGAAAAATCATCCCCGGCGCCGAGGTGCTCGACATTCCCAACCGCGACCACATGCGCGCGGTCGGCGACAAGGTCTACAAGACCGGCGTGCTCGACTTCCTGTCACGCCGGGTGGCGTGA
- a CDS encoding FAD-dependent monooxygenase, translating into MAARTIFIAGAGIGGLTAALALAAKGFRVVVLEKAERLEEAGAGIQLSPNASRILIDLGIKDRLGSRAVAPDAISIMSARAGGEIARLPLGEAAAREAGAPYWVVHRADLQAALAAAVNDHPDIDLRLGCQFEDAAAHARGLTVVQRSGSARHQELALALIGADGIWSSVRHHLFPGVQPKFSGLIAWRGTIEATQLPREYTSARVQLWMGPGAHLVAYPIAGGRQINIVAVLPGTWNRPGWSAPGDPLEVKAAFVPARWPGPARMMVGAVDVWRKWALFTVDDCTQWSNGAMALLGDAAHAMLPFAAQGAGMAIEDAAVLAQCIAGHRGETTAQMTAALKQYGKLRRPRVARVQRAARTQGRIYHLTGAAALARDLAIKAMGPQRALARQNWIYHWRG; encoded by the coding sequence ATGGCCGCGCGCACCATCTTCATCGCCGGCGCCGGAATCGGCGGGCTGACCGCCGCGCTGGCGCTCGCTGCGAAAGGTTTTCGCGTCGTCGTCCTGGAAAAGGCCGAGCGGCTTGAGGAAGCCGGCGCCGGGATACAGCTCTCGCCCAATGCCAGCCGCATCCTGATCGATCTCGGCATCAAGGACCGCCTCGGCTCGCGTGCGGTGGCGCCCGACGCGATCAGCATCATGAGCGCGCGCGCCGGCGGCGAGATCGCGCGGCTGCCGCTCGGCGAGGCCGCCGCGCGCGAGGCCGGTGCGCCCTACTGGGTGGTGCACCGCGCCGACCTGCAGGCCGCGCTCGCCGCCGCCGTGAACGACCATCCCGACATCGACCTCCGGCTCGGCTGTCAGTTCGAGGATGCCGCCGCCCACGCCAGGGGGCTCACGGTGGTCCAGCGCAGCGGGTCCGCGCGGCATCAGGAGCTTGCACTGGCGCTGATCGGCGCCGACGGCATCTGGTCCAGCGTGCGCCATCATCTCTTTCCCGGCGTGCAGCCGAAATTTTCCGGGCTGATTGCCTGGCGCGGCACGATCGAAGCGACGCAATTGCCGCGCGAATATACCTCGGCCCGGGTGCAGCTCTGGATGGGACCGGGCGCGCATCTCGTCGCCTATCCGATTGCGGGCGGCCGCCAGATCAACATCGTTGCGGTGCTGCCCGGCACCTGGAACAGGCCGGGCTGGAGCGCGCCGGGCGACCCGCTCGAGGTCAAGGCCGCCTTCGTGCCGGCACGCTGGCCGGGGCCGGCGCGGATGATGGTCGGCGCCGTCGACGTCTGGCGCAAATGGGCGCTGTTCACGGTCGACGATTGCACGCAGTGGAGCAACGGGGCGATGGCGCTGCTGGGCGACGCGGCGCATGCGATGCTGCCATTTGCCGCGCAGGGCGCCGGCATGGCGATCGAGGATGCGGCGGTGCTCGCCCAATGCATCGCCGGGCATCGCGGCGAAACCACGGCCCAGATGACGGCGGCGCTCAAGCAATATGGAAAGCTGCGCCGCCCGCGAGTGGCGCGGGTGCAGCGCGCCGCGCGAACGCAGGGCCGGATCTATCATCTGACGGGGGCGGCGGCGCTCGCACGCGATCTCGCGATCAAGGCGATGGGGCCGCAGCGCGCGCTGGCGCGGCAGAACTGGATCTATCACTGGCGCGGGTGA
- a CDS encoding twin-arginine translocation pathway signal — protein MIRRPNHRLSPRAAAPLALLSLGLLLSACAQMSDNMTAAFADPAKYDTYDCKQLETERKALSNRSAELQGLMAKAETGVAGSLVSEMAYRNDYIAVRGQSRNADEAWRRSHCRETPPDKAEAGAKPAPPSRAGRAVY, from the coding sequence ATGATTCGTCGCCCAAACCATCGTTTGTCCCCGCGCGCGGCCGCGCCGCTGGCATTGCTTTCGCTTGGGCTGCTGCTGTCGGCCTGCGCCCAGATGAGCGACAACATGACCGCGGCCTTTGCCGATCCCGCCAAATACGACACCTACGACTGCAAGCAGCTCGAGACCGAGCGCAAGGCGCTGAGCAACCGCTCCGCCGAGCTGCAAGGGCTGATGGCCAAGGCCGAGACCGGGGTGGCCGGCTCGCTGGTGTCGGAGATGGCCTATCGCAACGACTATATCGCGGTGCGCGGGCAGAGCCGGAACGCCGACGAGGCCTGGCGCCGCAGCCACTGCCGCGAGACGCCGCCGGACAAGGCGGAAGCCGGAGCAAAGCCTGCGCCGCCCTCGCGTGCGGGCCGGGCGGTGTATTAG
- a CDS encoding FecR family protein has translation MCTNFISVLVTVFVLAFGGLLPRPAQAQSEPARPAVQDSSSKPIGKVVTATGSVTIEHASAVVVQANVSGQAGQTKVGDLVYLGDVVETGGDGRVGINFTDGTSFSLSSNAHMALTEFVYDPNGKSNSTLFSLAKGTFTFVAGNIAKTGAMKIDTPVATMGVRGTTPRIEISEDGSVKFATLIEEGKSKLVKKPRPPAVQQGGNETDQRFSPRICRGC, from the coding sequence ATGTGCACGAATTTTATTAGCGTATTGGTGACGGTTTTCGTTTTGGCGTTCGGCGGCCTTTTGCCTCGTCCAGCGCAGGCGCAAAGCGAGCCCGCCAGACCGGCCGTTCAGGATTCTTCATCAAAGCCCATTGGGAAGGTTGTGACCGCCACCGGTTCGGTCACAATTGAACATGCGAGCGCGGTGGTCGTTCAGGCGAATGTCTCCGGTCAAGCCGGTCAGACCAAGGTTGGCGATCTCGTCTATTTGGGCGACGTGGTCGAGACCGGGGGCGATGGCCGGGTCGGGATCAACTTCACTGATGGCACCTCGTTCAGTCTGTCGAGCAACGCCCACATGGCCTTGACCGAGTTCGTGTACGACCCAAACGGGAAGTCGAATTCGACCTTGTTCAGTCTGGCCAAGGGAACGTTCACTTTCGTTGCCGGCAACATAGCGAAGACCGGCGCCATGAAGATCGACACTCCCGTCGCAACGATGGGCGTTCGAGGTACCACGCCACGCATCGAGATATCGGAGGACGGGTCGGTCAAATTTGCTACGCTCATTGAAGAGGGCAAGAGCAAACTGGTGAAAAAGCCCCGGCCACCCGCGGTGCAGCAAGGGGGAAATGAAACCGATCAAAGGTTCAGTCCAAGGATCTGTCGGGGCTGCTAG
- a CDS encoding tetratricopeptide repeat protein: MEIRARVASVDGVAPILILLLLAAPAMAQSPKLKDNYFRNVELCNSFDRTALEARIGGCTALIDEARGTATALAIAYNNRGNAYIAKADYDRAIQDFDRAIKLDPTYTKPLNNRGAAYLRRGEYDLAIAAFDEAIKLNPNYGQAFANRAAAHLKKKEYDRAAQDYDAAIRLEPNLVGVWSGRCWVRAILGALQAALEDCNKALQSGSSNAATYDSRGLIYLKMGQLGAAIDDYNSALGADPKLANALYGRGLAKLKQGDRAGGATDISAAKTIAADIGDDFTRYGMGSEAGKP, translated from the coding sequence ATGGAAATTCGTGCAAGGGTGGCCTCCGTCGACGGCGTGGCGCCCATCCTCATCTTGCTGTTGCTCGCTGCACCAGCGATGGCGCAGAGCCCGAAGCTGAAAGACAACTATTTCAGGAATGTCGAGTTGTGCAACAGCTTCGATCGCACGGCGCTCGAAGCGCGAATTGGTGGTTGTACGGCGCTCATCGACGAGGCTCGCGGCACGGCGACCGCCTTGGCTATCGCGTATAACAATCGTGGCAACGCCTATATCGCGAAGGCGGATTATGACCGCGCGATCCAGGATTTTGATCGAGCGATCAAGCTCGATCCAACTTACACCAAGCCCCTCAACAACCGTGGTGCGGCTTACTTGAGGAGAGGCGAATACGATCTCGCCATCGCGGCGTTCGATGAGGCAATCAAGCTCAATCCCAACTATGGCCAAGCCTTCGCCAACCGTGCCGCAGCGCACTTGAAGAAGAAAGAATACGATCGCGCGGCGCAGGACTATGACGCGGCAATTCGTCTCGAGCCCAACCTGGTGGGCGTGTGGAGCGGACGTTGTTGGGTCCGAGCCATCCTCGGTGCGTTGCAGGCGGCATTGGAGGACTGCAACAAGGCGCTCCAATCGGGATCGAGCAACGCGGCGACGTATGATTCACGCGGCCTGATCTACCTGAAGATGGGCCAACTTGGCGCGGCTATCGACGACTATAATTCTGCTTTGGGGGCCGACCCGAAGCTCGCGAACGCGCTCTATGGGCGGGGGCTTGCCAAGCTCAAGCAGGGCGACAGGGCTGGCGGCGCTACCGACATCTCGGCGGCAAAGACGATCGCGGCCGACATCGGCGACGACTTCACCCGCTACGGCATGGGTTCAGAAGCTGGCAAGCCATAG
- a CDS encoding VCBS domain-containing protein — protein sequence MLVASGVEFSGEREFAGEFPPVIGTIQMVAGGVTIERASCIAVQIAVGDPVCQDDVIETAADGRIGIRFIDGTVFNLSGDARVVLGEFICESDGTSRSASLTVTRGTFAFVAGQLAKSGALSVDTPFGSIRSRTLAGGFGMLSLAALTFAMMKEVQAADPNVTLLDDDNITYKHFDHGVFELVTKEPIPRHIIVEDPGETIVLNRIGSSVSVNQVANSAARMDELQVAQQDALANFAKGFGHTGSSAYPFLSPEELPQPINFIQPDEPAAQEALPVILPATFTVPDSLIVRVPPPPPPPPPTLEITGIAGQIGVTTNNIINASQANAGVQITGTTSGVENGRIVAITITDSSNHVVYSNTATVTNNTWLIQVSPADAKALGDGIYTVIADVSNAAGSSAEASHEIRVDETPPTIAIDGIGHNNVVNTNVASAGFAITGTVLDAENGQPVTVKIVDSSGHVVDTFATTLANNAWSVNITSTDAKLLHDGSYTVTADVSDTAGNPAPEATQAITVDETPPTVTWLPQAESGVEGTTIALGRITATPNSLPGHSDNVQSLVVSGIPVGAVLTDCANSFLATSGNTSIDVKSWNLSNLKIIPPNDTNFILTVTATDQDANTASASELVTVTPLPPDVDPVAAHGNEDTAIALNLGVTARSLSGANGDTSPNSLDTLVVSDIPLGATLSDGTGLPSHSFTATADNSSHDVASWNLSSLKITPPAEFEGCFTLTIAATERDSEGNISATATATEVVTVAPVAEPPTAKAPATLTLNENATGVAVAGVSVGPPAEDSDDTVRATLTVSHGTLHVGSLDGVTVTGDDCATLSLSGSAAAVNTLLAGLNYRPITGYEGSDTLHLSVTSSDGSNTYPMAATASTAIAVNPVAEPPTASAPEALTLNEDATGVAVAGVKVGPPAEDNDDTVSATLTVSHGTLHVGSPGGVMMSGDDSATLTLSGSAAAVNTLLAGLTYAPTNEYEGSDTLHLSVTSSDGSNTYPTAATASTAITVRPVADPPTASAPARLTLSEDAIGVAVAGVSVGPLAEDNDDTVSATLTVSHGTLHVGSLGGVTVSGDDCATLTLSGSAAAVNTLLAGLTYTPNDEYDGSDALHLSVTSRDGANTYPTQATAATAITVIENSESLIVGGPGPTLDWNNPANWSRGFIPTLGTDVTINAPSNYTVVITGTPDAQAASLTIPHGAASTDIKVSGTLQLDGDINISDSGKLENDGTLEEAANATFTGPITNNGTIIVDPNVGLDVTGTITGSGKFWINSGATLEFALGSKVAPGTTDSQTIYFEQGAGKLVIDDWGKFAGVITGTDIGTHLTLTDLIDLTQLPYVGGSMSVSVAYNSGTNISTMTFSDGISANNVTLHLSGNYTGASWTFTSIDGGAGTEIRDPPADSGIMTSSMVETGGATPGTPIATGTPTDNEVDIRPNTITTARPPTNSASGTGTFTMTAAGVWTYTLDSSASVVNAFNTDNTLTGIFSVTAIGGTTQAVTADSNAAQFKTITDFVSGSEKIDLTALGALDSAVLALTPTGASVPAHTIAWRADSGANETIVYVNPTDQALSIGSSGLLEIHVQGITTLHASDFVLAPAMETTVVAAGDPLDPAITTHNDATVVATTTTDVSSDTTVSKALLADWNGTAQTTNISDSFDATRDHIHSIDHVKLASLDQGVTPAKDSADGAVTTLPAGPSIELPHVTVTAPMQTGSILDQKPVLDSTAATTVNHGAETNSPTPAAGGAIVPSNSDEKVNSGKNSVDNDDDGGVPPKDAGSVEADHHAHTNDIGSEIVFNQAHLQAHLNASERGDDNRWITSEASEHDASPKHDAGVHGIEPSSTAHEVFEGTAGGHGDSFHFKDEILGLKGSGVIDVAEPDPIPASVSHHEDAGEAHGSPVTSEEGGNAGTPGDSFHFKDKIPGSKGSAVIDLTELDHVPASIDHPERAAGAHGSPALAEGAHATELPLPEQHPDDPFHVVANHAGVTHVHHDLVL from the coding sequence ATGTTAGTTGCGTCCGGCGTCGAGTTTAGCGGCGAGCGAGAGTTCGCGGGCGAGTTTCCTCCCGTGATTGGCACGATACAGATGGTGGCCGGTGGCGTCACCATCGAGCGCGCGAGCTGCATTGCTGTTCAAATCGCGGTTGGCGATCCTGTTTGTCAGGATGACGTCATCGAGACCGCAGCCGATGGGCGGATCGGCATTCGCTTTATTGACGGCACCGTCTTCAACCTGTCCGGCGACGCTCGCGTGGTGCTAGGCGAATTCATCTGCGAGTCCGATGGCACCTCACGTTCCGCCTCGCTCACGGTAACCAGAGGCACCTTCGCCTTCGTTGCCGGCCAGCTGGCGAAGAGCGGCGCCTTGAGCGTCGATACGCCTTTCGGAAGCATTCGCAGCCGGACCCTTGCCGGCGGTTTCGGCATGTTGTCGCTCGCAGCCCTCACCTTCGCAATGATGAAGGAAGTCCAGGCCGCGGACCCGAACGTCACATTGCTGGACGACGACAACATCACATACAAGCACTTCGACCACGGCGTATTCGAGCTCGTAACCAAGGAGCCGATCCCGCGACACATCATTGTTGAGGACCCCGGAGAGACAATCGTCCTGAACAGGATAGGCTCCTCGGTCAGCGTGAACCAGGTCGCGAATTCTGCTGCTCGAATGGACGAGTTGCAGGTGGCCCAACAGGACGCGCTCGCCAATTTTGCCAAAGGGTTCGGGCACACCGGGTCCAGCGCCTATCCCTTCCTCAGTCCGGAGGAGCTGCCGCAGCCGATCAATTTTATTCAGCCTGACGAGCCCGCGGCGCAAGAGGCGCTGCCCGTGATATTGCCGGCGACCTTCACAGTTCCTGATAGCTTGATCGTTCGTGTGCCGCCTCCGCCACCCCCGCCGCCGCCGACGCTGGAAATCACCGGCATAGCCGGACAAATCGGCGTCACCACAAACAACATCATCAATGCCAGCCAGGCGAATGCCGGGGTTCAGATCACGGGCACAACCTCGGGTGTGGAGAACGGGCGGATCGTTGCGATCACTATCACCGATAGTTCCAACCATGTCGTTTACAGCAATACGGCCACGGTCACCAACAACACCTGGTTGATCCAGGTCAGCCCGGCGGATGCCAAGGCGCTGGGCGACGGCATCTACACCGTGATTGCGGACGTGTCGAATGCGGCCGGCAGTTCGGCGGAGGCCTCGCACGAGATCAGGGTGGACGAGACTCCGCCGACGATCGCAATCGACGGTATTGGCCATAACAACGTCGTCAACACCAACGTGGCGAGCGCCGGGTTCGCCATCACCGGCACTGTGCTCGACGCAGAGAACGGCCAGCCGGTCACGGTCAAGATCGTCGACAGCTCCGGCCATGTCGTCGACACATTCGCCACCACGCTGGCGAATAACGCCTGGTCAGTAAACATCACTTCGACCGATGCCAAATTGCTGCATGACGGCAGCTACACGGTGACGGCGGACGTTTCGGATACGGCCGGCAATCCGGCGCCAGAGGCAACGCAAGCGATCACGGTCGACGAGACACCACCGACGGTGACCTGGCTGCCGCAGGCCGAGAGTGGCGTCGAGGGCACCACGATCGCACTGGGCAGGATCACGGCAACCCCGAACAGCCTGCCGGGCCACAGCGACAACGTGCAGTCGCTTGTGGTGAGCGGCATCCCGGTTGGAGCAGTGCTCACCGACTGCGCAAATAGCTTCCTGGCGACGAGCGGCAACACCTCGATCGATGTGAAGAGCTGGAATCTCTCGAACCTGAAAATCATTCCGCCGAACGACACCAATTTTATCCTGACCGTCACGGCGACTGACCAGGATGCCAATACGGCGAGTGCCAGCGAACTGGTGACGGTCACCCCGCTGCCGCCCGACGTCGACCCTGTCGCCGCGCACGGCAATGAGGACACGGCGATTGCGCTGAATCTTGGCGTGACGGCCAGGAGTCTGTCTGGCGCCAACGGCGACACGTCCCCGAACAGCCTCGATACGCTTGTCGTGAGCGACATCCCGCTGGGCGCTACGCTGAGCGACGGCACTGGCTTGCCCAGTCACAGCTTTACGGCGACCGCAGACAACAGCTCGCATGACGTGGCCAGCTGGAATCTGTCGAGCCTGAAGATCACGCCCCCGGCGGAGTTCGAAGGATGCTTCACGCTGACCATTGCCGCGACCGAGCGCGATTCGGAAGGCAATATCAGCGCCACGGCGACGGCAACCGAGGTCGTGACGGTCGCCCCGGTTGCCGAGCCGCCGACGGCAAAGGCGCCGGCGACGCTGACGCTCAACGAGAACGCCACCGGCGTGGCGGTCGCCGGGGTGAGCGTTGGGCCGCCGGCGGAGGACAGCGACGACACGGTGCGTGCGACATTGACGGTATCGCATGGGACGCTGCATGTCGGCAGCCTGGACGGGGTGACGGTGACCGGCGACGACTGCGCGACGCTGTCGCTGTCGGGAAGCGCGGCGGCCGTGAACACGCTGCTGGCGGGGCTGAACTATAGGCCGATCACGGGATACGAAGGCTCGGACACGCTGCACCTGTCGGTGACGTCGAGCGACGGCTCCAATACCTACCCGATGGCGGCCACCGCCTCAACCGCGATTGCGGTGAACCCGGTCGCCGAGCCGCCGACGGCAAGTGCGCCGGAGGCGCTGACGCTCAACGAGGACGCTACTGGCGTCGCGGTTGCCGGGGTGAAAGTTGGGCCGCCGGCGGAGGACAATGACGACACGGTGAGTGCGACGCTGACGGTATCGCATGGGACGCTGCATGTCGGCAGCCCGGGCGGGGTGATGATGAGCGGCGACGACAGTGCAACATTGACGCTGTCCGGAAGCGCGGCGGCCGTGAACACGCTGCTGGCGGGGCTGACCTATGCGCCGACCAACGAGTACGAAGGCTCCGACACGCTGCATCTGTCGGTGACGTCGAGCGACGGCTCCAACACCTACCCGACGGCGGCAACCGCCTCGACCGCGATCACGGTGAGGCCGGTTGCCGACCCGCCGACTGCAAGCGCGCCTGCGAGGCTGACGCTCAGCGAGGATGCCATTGGCGTGGCGGTTGCCGGGGTGAGCGTTGGGCCGCTTGCGGAGGACAATGACGACACGGTGAGTGCGACGCTGACGGTATCGCATGGGACGCTGCATGTCGGCAGCCTGGGCGGGGTCACGGTGAGCGGCGACGACTGTGCGACCCTGACGCTGTCGGGAAGCGCGGCGGCCGTGAACACGCTGCTGGCGGGGCTGACCTACACGCCGAACGACGAGTACGATGGCTCCGACGCGCTGCATCTGTCGGTGACGTCGCGCGACGGCGCCAACACCTATCCGACACAGGCGACGGCGGCGACGGCAATAACAGTCATCGAGAATTCGGAGTCCTTGATAGTAGGCGGACCAGGGCCAACGCTCGACTGGAACAACCCGGCCAACTGGAGCCGCGGGTTCATTCCCACCCTGGGCACCGACGTAACCATCAACGCGCCTTCCAACTACACGGTCGTCATCACGGGAACACCGGACGCCCAGGCGGCCTCGCTCACGATACCGCATGGCGCGGCATCAACGGACATCAAGGTCAGCGGAACCCTGCAGCTCGACGGCGACATCAATATAAGCGACTCGGGGAAACTCGAGAATGACGGGACATTGGAGGAAGCAGCCAACGCCACTTTCACCGGCCCTATCACCAACAACGGCACGATCATCGTCGATCCGAATGTTGGCCTCGACGTAACAGGCACCATTACCGGAAGCGGAAAGTTCTGGATCAACAGCGGGGCCACGCTCGAGTTTGCCCTTGGCAGCAAGGTTGCTCCGGGCACGACCGACAGCCAGACCATCTACTTCGAGCAGGGCGCGGGCAAGCTGGTCATCGATGACTGGGGAAAATTCGCAGGCGTCATCACCGGCACCGACATCGGCACGCACCTCACGTTAACCGATTTGATCGACCTCACGCAGCTTCCCTACGTGGGTGGAAGCATGTCCGTCTCGGTCGCGTACAACTCGGGCACCAACATCAGCACGATGACCTTCAGTGATGGCATCAGTGCAAATAACGTGACACTGCATTTGTCCGGGAACTACACCGGCGCCTCCTGGACCTTCACCAGCATCGACGGAGGCGCCGGCACCGAGATCCGCGACCCCCCGGCGGATTCCGGCATCATGACCAGCTCGATGGTCGAGACTGGCGGTGCGACGCCCGGCACGCCGATCGCAACCGGCACGCCCACCGATAACGAGGTCGACATCAGGCCCAACACCATCACGACGGCGAGGCCGCCGACCAACAGCGCTAGCGGCACCGGCACTTTCACGATGACGGCGGCCGGTGTGTGGACCTACACGCTCGACAGCAGCGCCAGCGTCGTAAACGCGTTCAATACCGACAACACACTGACCGGCATCTTCTCGGTGACCGCCATTGGCGGCACCACACAGGCGGTAACGGCAGATTCCAACGCGGCCCAATTCAAGACCATTACGGATTTTGTCTCGGGATCTGAAAAGATCGATTTGACGGCGTTGGGCGCGCTTGACTCTGCTGTCCTGGCGTTGACCCCTACAGGCGCGTCTGTGCCGGCGCATACCATCGCCTGGCGCGCTGACAGCGGTGCGAACGAAACGATTGTATATGTCAATCCGACGGACCAAGCCCTGAGCATTGGCAGTTCCGGCCTCCTGGAAATCCATGTACAGGGGATTACGACCCTTCACGCGTCGGATTTCGTCCTCGCGCCGGCGATGGAGACCACCGTCGTTGCAGCCGGCGACCCGTTAGATCCGGCCATAACGACGCACAACGATGCGACTGTCGTCGCAACGACCACCACCGACGTTTCGTCCGACACGACCGTCAGCAAAGCGCTCCTCGCCGACTGGAACGGGACGGCGCAAACAACCAACATCAGCGACAGTTTCGACGCCACTCGGGACCACATTCACTCAATCGACCATGTGAAGTTGGCCAGCCTCGACCAAGGCGTGACGCCCGCGAAAGACAGCGCTGACGGTGCGGTGACAACGCTGCCAGCCGGACCATCAATCGAACTGCCGCACGTTACCGTGACGGCGCCGATGCAGACCGGTTCCATACTCGATCAGAAACCGGTTCTCGACAGTACCGCTGCGACGACGGTCAACCACGGAGCTGAGACAAATAGTCCAACACCGGCCGCCGGCGGCGCGATCGTACCGTCCAACAGCGATGAGAAGGTCAATTCTGGAAAGAACTCCGTCGACAACGACGATGATGGAGGAGTGCCCCCGAAAGACGCCGGTTCGGTAGAGGCCGACCATCATGCCCATACAAACGATATCGGTTCAGAGATCGTATTCAACCAGGCACACCTGCAGGCACACCTGAATGCGTCGGAGCGTGGCGACGACAATCGTTGGATCACGAGCGAGGCGAGCGAACACGACGCCTCGCCGAAGCATGACGCCGGCGTGCATGGCATCGAGCCGTCCTCGACAGCGCATGAGGTGTTTGAGGGGACTGCGGGCGGGCATGGAGACTCGTTCCATTTCAAGGACGAGATTCTGGGTCTTAAAGGTTCAGGCGTCATTGACGTTGCGGAGCCCGACCCAATCCCGGCGTCCGTCAGTCACCATGAAGACGCCGGCGAAGCTCACGGATCGCCGGTGACTTCGGAAGAAGGCGGGAACGCCGGTACGCCCGGGGACTCATTCCACTTCAAGGACAAGATCCCCGGCTCCAAAGGTTCAGCCGTCATCGATCTCACGGAGCTCGATCACGTCCCAGCGTCGATCGACCATCCCGAACGCGCTGCTGGCGCTCACGGATCGCCGGCGCTTGCAGAGGGAGCGCACGCAACGGAGCTTCCGCTGCCGGAGCAGCACCCGGATGACCCCTTCCACGTGGTTGCGAACCATGCGGGGGTCACCCATGTGCACCACGATCTGGTGCTCTGA